In Ensifer canadensis, a genomic segment contains:
- a CDS encoding LysE family translocator, with protein MTMTSLLMFAGALLVAAGSPGPSVAALVARVLSKGARDVLPFLVALWIGEAIWLSFAVAGLAAIAESFHLLFVAIKWLGVAYLLYLAWKMWMAEPDLPGDSLPQSRSPSKLFFAGLTVTLGNPKVMMFYVALLPSIIDLRSVTLIGWMELVATMLVVLVVVDFGWVTMAANARKLLKSKRAVRLANRASAGTIAGAAVVIATR; from the coding sequence ATGACCATGACGTCCCTGCTTATGTTTGCCGGCGCCTTGCTGGTTGCGGCCGGCTCGCCCGGCCCGAGCGTCGCCGCCCTTGTGGCCCGCGTGCTTTCGAAGGGCGCGCGCGACGTTCTACCCTTCCTTGTGGCGCTCTGGATCGGCGAGGCCATCTGGCTGTCATTTGCGGTGGCCGGCCTGGCGGCGATTGCCGAAAGCTTCCATCTGCTGTTCGTTGCCATCAAGTGGCTGGGCGTCGCCTACCTGCTCTATCTCGCCTGGAAAATGTGGATGGCCGAACCGGATCTGCCCGGCGACAGCCTGCCGCAGTCGCGCTCACCCTCCAAGCTGTTCTTTGCCGGCCTGACGGTGACGCTCGGCAATCCCAAGGTGATGATGTTCTACGTCGCGTTGCTGCCCTCGATCATCGACCTGCGCTCGGTCACCTTGATCGGCTGGATGGAGCTGGTTGCGACGATGCTGGTGGTTCTGGTCGTGGTCGATTTCGGCTGGGTGACCATGGCCGCCAATGCGCGCAAGCTCCTGAAGAGCAAGCGCGCCGTTCGCCTCGCCAACCGCGCCAGCGCCGGAACCATCGCCGGGGCGGCCGTCGTCATCGCCACCCGTTGA